The Enoplosus armatus isolate fEnoArm2 chromosome 21, fEnoArm2.hap1, whole genome shotgun sequence genomic sequence CCCCCAGTGtggctacagaaaaaaaaaaggctacatTAAACAGTAAAGTGCAACTGTAGAACTCATTTTGATCCGTTTGTGGCATTTAATTGGCGCACAAATTTAGATTCTAGCAGGCATGTCACATGACAAACAGCTTAAGTTTTGAAGACCCACACCAGGGTTTCTGCACGTTGTAGTCCATTTACTGCTGactagttttctttttttcatacagATTAATTAATTTCTAGTAGCTAAACGGTTCTTTAATTGAATAGTGATAAGTAAGAATTGTGTATGCTTTGAGTTTTATCGAAATCATGTTATTTTAGTAAAGTAATCTCAGGCATGCTTCACCTAGAATTTCATATTGTGGTAAAATGAATAGAAATCAATGGTTGCCTTGGAGGACGGAAAACAACAAGTACACGATTCAGCCAcaagtatgtggacacattACCACACACATGCCACACCCCTGTACGGTTGTTTCATGAGCTTTTCCACCAGACACACCTTTAGACAATGCGCCTCCAACTATTTTACAGCCAGGCCTTATCACCAAACATCAACGTTGGACCTCAAGAATGCTCTTGTGTGTCTGACTGGAAGGTTCCAACATGTGGTGGAAGGTTTTCCGAGTAGAACggaggctgttacagcagcatacagtaTTAATTCTTATTGTTCTACAAGCAAGGAGTGTATTGTCCACATATTTTGGGCCATGTAGTGTGTCTCCCGCCGGATCTCCCAGTAGTTACTGACCTTTGGTCCTGGTGGCCCAACCAGTCCGCCGGTGCCCGGTAGTCCTGGCTCCCCCTGGTTGGACAATAAACACACTCTGAGAGGCaaggtggagcagcagcagcagcagccaaatTCAACACTATTACAGTAATTGTCTGTCCCACTTCAAACACTGCACTGCTATGACTGCAGAGACTGCTGTGACAGGAGGAAatcccacacatgcacagaggaaGCCAAACCTCCAGAAGTTATTAGAAGTAAGCGACTGTTCTCTTTACGTCTATTTATAGTAGAATTATTTTTTCACGTGACAGAACTGGATCTTACCATTGGTCCAGCTTCTCCTGGAGGTCCCGGCTCGCCTCTCGCACCAGGAAGACCCTGTATACAAAAAAAGATACTAATACATTGTAGtgacatacatatatatatatcaagacCATAACAGAAAAGAATATCTGTAGGTTATTGGTCTCACCTTGGGTCCTGTGGGTCCTGGTTCTCCTGTTAAGCCTGgttcccctctgtctccctgagCAGTGTCAGCAGAATCAGGTACTATCAGTACTGGCAGTACTGCCACAACATTGATCCAACTGCTTCTTTGAAGACTTACCTTGCTACCTTTTAGACCAGGCTCCCCTGTTGGCCCTGCTGGGCCACTTTCACCCTGGCAAGCCAAGGGAAGACAGTAGGTAAGAGCATTCAATCAAAGTCAGACTCATTTCACTAAAAAGAACAGTACATGGCTTATAATACATGTCTGTGGAATTTTAAATCTCAGAAATGCTGGCCAAGCTGGCCAAAATCTTTagatcattttaatttgttgacCAAAGTCCAAGAGGGAGACCTTTAACTATAGACCCTATAACTTGGGACCCAGGTCAGCAAAAGCTCAGTGACCTCATACAGGTCTCCAACTTGGAACAGAGTACAACCTAGAGAAAACCATTTAAGTACTATACTAAAAATTCCAAAGGTTGGTTGCAAGATGTTGAGCAAgatcaattgttttttttccccagaagaGGTTGAATAGAAGCAACCTTAGAGTAGTAGTTTAGGACACAGAAGCAACAACAGGTATTATCATCTGGCATTTTTCTGAATGCTTGTTTATATTATACAGCAAGACTGGAGTTGACACGAGTTTAATTAAATTGATTTTGCCATTTATTCCCATCTTtggtgcagcagcagtgtaGTAAAATCACAGATTTTTTTACCTTCAACCCTGGTAATCCAGGAGGGCCGGATTCCCCAGGTTGCCCATCTTTACCCTGgggacagagacacattttaacatgtatCCTAAAGACTGGTGACAACATTATGAAGTGGTGAAACCAAAGAAAGTGATGTAGAAACTGATTAGCACTTACATGCTTACCATCAGGTCCTGGTGgtccttccctccctttctcccctcGGAAACCCTGCAGGATTAAAACATCCCATCacgacacacacatgtacaacaTATTCCTGTGATGTAGTGTATTGTACTTCTGGACACAGGCtttaataaatatgtatattttttagtcatgctagcagtgtggctGTATGGATGGCAATGAtagtctgtctatctgtccaccattttggttcagactgaaatatctcagcaccTGTTGGATGAATTGCCAGTCATGGTTTCCAGATGATATATCAGAATGGTTTAGTGATCCGCTGActttagcaccaccatgaggttatCTTGACAACTATTAGATGGGTTGCCATAACATTTGGTAACAACATTCATGTCCGATTCGCAGTGAATTTTAATAACTtggtgacttttcctctagcgccatctaATTTGCCAAATAcgttggtttatgaccaaatatctgaaAAGCTAAAGTGCATAAAGCACTTATGTCAGCCTCAGGTAAACTTTCTGGTTACTGCTacttaacaaatgttagcatgcgaaTGAGCTAAACTAAGagggtgaacatggtaaacatcatatGTGCTAAACATCAGAagtgtgagcatgttgccatgctaatgttagcatgtagctctaTCTACTATCACTCAATATAGcatatggaaaaataaaagttcagaTGGAGTCTTCATTCTAGATGCTGATATGTTAGGAGTACCATCATCAAGGCAGTAGGTTGAAAGTCAGTTGAATACCtctctaaagtttgctaacgttagctaacgttagccagtgTGTTGGATTTAGCActgttgcattttatttcttatagGTTCAACTTTTTAATTGTAATAGGAAGTATGTATATCGTCTTTCAAGAGCAACATATTCCCGCTTGAACCTTTTCCACTCCAAGCTATTTTTAACAAAACCTGTAAGATGACATACCCAAAATCAAACGGTTGTAGCCTCTGATCAACACTGACTATGTAATGGAATAACCTTTCCAGGTGTTTTGTGAAAATCTCAGACATAGTTAACCCTTTGAACTCTGCAATAGAAATGGTCcgccaggtttttttttgtttttttttgcttattgtgatgtcatttcctAGATTATCTTAAACTGCTTCATGTCCCTAAAAACAACATAAGCTAAAAGGTAAGTGCAAGTCAATAAACCAGAATGACATGACAAATGGCGCCACGGTGTGGTGTCACCCCGGTTTGGACCGCACGTAACGTATTGACGTCATCAACTTGCGGCACGGGTGTACAACGTGATGGCGTGAAAGGAGCCTTAGCTTTTAGCTGCACATGCGCTAgctattatgttttttttttactttagatCAATCTAAACAGGATTACGCAAACAACGACCTCCTGTGGCCACTTCTGGGCTGCCCACGGGAGGTCTGTTTACTGTGTTACTGAAGCATAGCAACAGAGGTTtgaaatttaattgaaatatcTTTTAGTCTGGATAACTGTGTGTGGTGTCCTGCAGAAAaaggccaaacaaaaaaataccaGAGTTTTAGAAGTCTACCCCCTTTTTTTCAAAAAGTACTGCATGGTTAGGCAGCTCTCCAAAAAGGACACTTGAAGATTCCAAAACCTCCCTGGTAAACAAATACTACTGCAACTCATAAGAAGTGAGTCATGACAACTAGAAGTCATTAGAGGTTATTAGTAGAGGACAGAAGTTGAGGTCTGGAattgtatattttcttttctagtTCCTGATTTTGCCTGTTGTGGTCTCTCCTCCGTATCCATATAGCATAAACCACTGTGGATCAGTGCGTCAATAACTACCAGCGTGTCTCATAACCTCCGATATAATGATATAGTGTTGAATCCAATCAGAACAGATGTattactgcaacaacaaaaaaaaagcaaagaagaagaaaatgtgtgtgcgtaAGCAAGCAGTGCattctatatttatttatttgtagaTCCAAGATTGTTTCTGAACtcctaaaataataaaaacgtGCAAAAGCCAAGGTATGGCAATGTGACATGACGTCAAGGACCCATGCTATTATTTTGAAGAGATTATTTTTTGGGGCTTTTTGCCTTTAATCAACAGTGACAGACGAGACAGACCGGAAaggtgggagaaagagaggggatgacatgcagcaaagggcccgggccAGAATcagtaaggactcagccttttGTATATGAGACTCCCACTCTACCAGGTGAGCCACCGGGGGCCCCACCTGTgctattttaactgttttgacAGACAAtatagctctctctctctcacacattcacaatatatatattattgtacaATAATATGCAATATCTATTTTGGCGTATATTttagcaccatggacagagagCGCTATCATTAGTCATTTGTTCAAACCTCACagcaaataaagaaatgcattaaattatatgcaaaacacagcaaaagaaaaggcaaattTGGCACGAAatagacacatttattttcaaagtacCAAGATCCAAACACGCAGGCTGATTTCAGTCTTCAACAACATGTTTGAATTCATTCGTTaccgggaaaaaaaaacacctacaaTCACGGACATCACCTGTACTGTATCTGCAGGGCACTTATCTAAAGCAGCTGAGCAAAAAGCTTCCATCACACACTGTCGAAAATCATGGAGGGACAAACAAGTTCACTCACTGACGGGCATACGGACATCAGAGGTCGATTTTCTTCTCATAGACAAATAGGCCTGAATGAGTGCATATTGTGCATGCAGTAATCATATTTGTAatcatacatgcatacaatgGTCGTGCAGTGCAATACTTTCAGTTTCAACAAGTGCTACCTAAAGTCCAAGTTCAAGCCTCTCAAAAAGGCACCGCGGCCACACAGTTCACAGGTCCGacaacacacaatgaaacaggCAGTCGGTGCTAGGCCtcagacaatcagacacatTAAATCACGTCTTCACTTTGCCCGCTTCTGATGTAACGTCAatacaatgtttattttattaaaaaagaaaaaaactgattcTATGCAATCCTGGTGTCCAAAAAAGACACGTCATACATCAAATGTGCTTATGAGTCTTATAGGACAAagcaatgtgagtgtgtgagtgtgtgtgtgtgtgtgtgtgtgtgtgtgtgtgtgtgttaccatgcGTCCTGGCAGGCCACGCTGCCCTGGCGGTCCGACAACACAGTTGcagtcttcttcctccactgtggCTGTTCGATTcagaggacactgaggacaacacaaacagagtgaCATCTGCAGttcaaaacacactcaaagcCTCCTCACGAGGTAGAGAGGACTTTTTATAGAGGGTTAGGCATTTAAATACGTTATTCTTACATTAAGGTCTTGTTACAGTTTGAATAAAAAGACATCACTACCTTTGCATTACCTCAGAGGCTAAATACTTGTAAACAAAGTCAGATTAAAAGTGTGGAAGAAGCAGGATGGAAGCTGCCACTCACCCTTCCATCATCCTGCGCCGcataagagagagaggacacacagagacacagtcatGGTTATTATCATCGTAGCCCCAACGAGGAGAAAATGTGCCGACAGTAGATACAGAGATCTTACCACAGAGTAGATCTCACAAGCtgtttctctctcgctctggtGAGGATCACAGTACAGACGCAGCTTCTGAATCTCCacctgaataaaaagaaaaggaaaaaacaaaatgttgcttagaggggggaaaaaaggtaaTAGATAAACGATTAAACGTGCGCCCAAGACCCAACTGATGGCAGGTTAAAGGAAAAGTAACAGTAACTAAAACTAAAGCTAGTATTGTTTATTGATTGTGTGTAGTTTTACACATTCTTTCAGTTTCCGGCTCCATCGTGCCATTTCCTTACAACTTATTTTATGTTAACAATGTAGTCtgcaagtgaaataaaaaagaaatgcaaagatATCACTGTTTGTCCTGCATAATGGACATCAGGATGAGGATCTGGTTTTGTGAGGTTTTGGACGAATGCTGTAATATTTCATTATCTTTAcatattaaagctacagtaggcaatattattgaattataattccGGTTGAAGTAAcaaattttgaccattgcatgtcactaacaatatttagggctcctttaaaaaaatatctgtctgtgagcacccgcccccttcttttgttttttttttaaattggacccggtctgaatcaaacaaccaatcagggtaagCAGGGGGGTTCCGTGTTttcattcctctcttccaaccgttGGAACTGActcacactccaatccagaaggtggaaccttccGTAGAACGCCCTTGTATGTTTGTACAGAGTCCATGTGATaggccagttacgtgctagctagccctgattggttgacaaaaacacttttattttttaaaggagcccatcaattaaatattgttagtgaaatgcaatggtcaaaatttgttatttcaaccaaaattataattcaataatattgcccactgtagctttaattgtttattattttgacagtactgcactcttttctcttttatttttcaaaatgacttttGTGTATGAAAGGTGTTGTAtaaatatcattattatcattagtagtagtatttatgtgagaaagaaaagaatagaatGTCCCTATTTGTCACCGTCAGGAAAATCGACCAGATTTCATGGACAGTTTGATACGGACGCAGTTTTGTGTTCCCATGAGACGTGATCACAATTTGCTTTATGCTTCTGTTTATGCCTATTTATGCTATTTAAAACactgtgttagtgttagtgACTAGTCCTACAAATGGCATCCTTTGTGACCAGGCTAGCCACCCCACCCGCACCGGAGGTGATCTCTTTAGCCAGTATTCAGGTTGTACCTTcctttttacattatttgatCATATGAAattgtttcattcaaacatgctgaaagatgctgaactTAATGTCACACGTGTCAACAGCATTTCGGGATCTGCTCAAGTCTCATGAGCCAGACACGAGGATCAGCTGCACTTGGTGTTAAAATCCATTGCGGGAATGTCCTTGGTTTTTATTGTGCACTGGGACCTCGCAGTTGCTGCTTTGTTACTCACAGGCACAGCGACGTCGGCCCCTCGCCTCTTGGCCACCTGTGTCTCCCCATTGATGTAAATGGGCTCCGCTGGCTCCAGCATCACTTCCCGGATCAGTTGATCGTCAAGGAAACTGGTGACTTGGCGTGGCCTCACCAGGAGTTTGAGCTGATGCCACTTTCCATCATACAGAGTCTGAGAGAGGCACAAACATGAGTTTCataaatttgtttttcaaagtcATCTAAAATTTAAGGAAATATTTACCCAGAGTGTGTTCATTCATGACACTGAAGTATGTCTTTGTTCGAGCTTCAAGTCATGAGAAAAGTTGGATGTGAAAACAATTATTAACTTGTCAAATTCTCTTTCGCTCAGCCTCCTGTTTCTATTGGCTAATGTCTTTTAAGTGCTTCGTCTAATCTGAGTTTGTCAGTAAGGCCGAACATGTTGCTTCACAAATGTTAGGACCAGCAAGGTCTCAAGACCAAGAACTCCTTCCTTTTTCCATCACAATCTTCTCCTCAACAGCTCAAACAGGGCTGCTATTGTTTCATTGGGACTGAGCCGCAGCCATCCTTCCCAAATGACAAATCGCAGGCTTCTGCCTGGTGCCACatcaaaccaaatcaaatcaaaacatgtgcaaacacaaattGAACATAATTACAACCCTGTCCAACGCTCTACGCTAAAGGCTAGGCGTGTGCTGGGATGGAGGGTGGTGGGCGCCTTTAGGAAAAAACAACCTGGCGTTGTCCAACAGGATGTATTATTACCTTGTGCTGCCATGGAAATAGAGGCAAGCGCTCCAAGAGCTACACATCCACCAAGTAGTTTCCACCGGGGGAAATGCAGTGATTTagagcaggaagctgttttctttgagcctcctcctggctTCCACCACTTTTCATCTTCACCGGTTCAGCTGTGTATTGAACTGAGCAGGGGATGGTGTTTAAATAGCCGCTGGTTTGGCCCCTCTGCAGGTCATCCCAGTCAGGTTCATTCACAGCAACTGACATGAGGGGAAACCCGAGATTGGAAGAGACGGAGTACACTCTAATAACACAATATGTTCTTTCAGGGGCAGGAAAAACGACACCCTAAAGTCATCCCAGTATGTGCAATACAGAATAAATGGCATTCACTTTCTACTTTTCCCAAATCACACAGCTCACTCATTCTGTATTCCTCctgaatacatatatatacatcttTATTTTGCCGTTACTTGATAGTGATAGCGAACTAAACGTCTTTGGCTTGTCGATACGAGAGATGCAACATGACTCAAGGGCATACTTGCAGTTACAATATGCACGTGTGTCATTAATGttggtttgttgtgttgtctttaCAGCACTGCGTTCCAATTTATTCGGGAAAACTgtcaaaaatgaaactgagtGATAACAATTACTTTGGTCTGAATGAGccaacagccaatcacaaaaGTGGCTGTTTGCCACGATTGACAGACAAGGACTGTAATGAAAAGTAGTGTTATTAAATAAATAGTAAGTTTActcctttttacttttcagtACTGGGAAATCAAAGCCTAGCCAAAAGCCGAGTAGCCAAGTGAGTCCCACATTGATCTGGTATGGACATGGAAACGCAATCCCAACACCAACCTGAAAGCCGGCTTTAAAGATGACTCTCTGCTCCTTTTCTGTTATACCGGTGGTGGTGAAGATGACAGTTTTGTCCTTCCCACTTAGCGTCACTGCGGCTTGGATGTCCTTATCCTTAGACAGCACCCtccaaaggtcaaaggtcagcttgCTTGAAGACCCCTTAAGGCGCAGGGTGGCTACGAAGACATAGGATGGAGGGAGGCCCTCTGGGAAAATCTCCCTAGTGTAAGGATGAagtaaaataactaaaatataaacaatagtTGATTAAATGGAAGgcacaaaatgttaaaagtacTAGATTTTTAAGAACTTCATGACAATCTTTAGACATTATTCTACCTGGTATTCTCAGTAATGTCCGTGGACGCAGTCAGAGCGTAGGCCGTCTCGGAACTCAAGGAGCCAGGGACCTTCTTGGCCTTCTTCTGAATGTTCATGCCCACCATCAGCTCAAAGCCTTTCTCATCGCGAGACGCCACTGGGATTCGCGTCGGGCACACAGACTCTAGGAAGAAAAGGGATCCTTTATTCAGACAGCTAAGCTAATTTCTAAATGAATCTAAATAAATCTTTCGTTTTTGAGTCAGCTATGTTATTTAGTGGTTTACTGATTTGTATCTTTGTATCTGACAACACAAGGcaatttaatttacttttttgttgttgagggTAAAGCTAgagtaggcaatattatttcattacaattttggttgaaatgtcactaacaatatttaattgaagggttcctttaaaaatgtgtcttatttAGTCtgtatagttttgttttgttttttttaaactggacgCCGTCTGAATCAAACGACCCATCActaactagccaatcacagagactcaaaaatgtgcaaaaatggGAACAAAAATTCTATGGGTTCCGGGTCTTGATTCCTGTTCCTGGCACTGTTGTTTCTTACCTCTGAGTCAGGCATAACTAGCCGAGTAGAACAGTCTGACACACAGCCTTGACAATTTATTATAATACTGTTAACCTTTTGAAGGTGAGTCAAATGTTCCATCACCTTTCAGCCGCGCCAACTCCGCACAGGAAAATATCCTGCTCTTGCTTCAGCTGGTACGTTTTCAGTTCGCAAAAaggggtttatcagagcttttttatttttgctgtgccataaaaccaaaacaattagctaaaagtaGCTAACAGcgacctctttcacattacCTTCTGTAGCAAATTGTGACTATGGAAGCTGGTATGTTTTCGACTTCCTTCAGCAGCTACAATAGCATTAGCTGCTAACTGTCCATTTGCTGTTTGGTGAAGTGTAGTTCGCAAAAAGGGGTttatcagagttttttttttgctgtggaataaaaccaaaacaattagctaaaagtGGCTAACTGCAACCTCTTTCACATTACCTTCTGTAGCAAATTGTGAATATGGAAGCTAATAGGCTAAATGAGAAGAAACTTCTGCCAATTCCAGAGATTTCGGTTCCATTAACAAAATTGCACCTGCCAATGCTACCAATACAGCTCAGTCAGTCACAACATCATAAAAGTAATAGGTTTACAAAGTGGGATGAGCTATTTTAGGCGTACAAACCTGGGTACATAAAAACATTGGGGTAAAAGTTACCCACAACCCCATATGTGCATTTCGGCAAGAAGCATCCAATAGAGATGCTTTTTGAGATTTAATAATCCGCTGCTAGCGGCGGGCTGAGggtgagattaaaaaaaatgatttttacaATCTCCAGCTCAAACCAGGTCACTTTTAATTTTTGGGTCAAGTTTTAGGTGACTTTAACAACTATGCCACCGCCTGTTAGTTCCCAACTGCGACGACGAAGCGGTTTGAATTCTCTACCCCTCTAGTTCGCGTCAAACTGACAGACACAACATGAcctctcagaaacaaagttgaaataatgaaagtaGTGGCCGTAACATAAACCTATATGATTGTTATATCATCTGGGAGAGTCCTGCGTTTCTATGTTAAGTAACACTGAGGTTATCAAGTTAACAGTTTGAGAGGAGAACACACAGAATGGGGGAAAACACTTCCACAACCAGCGGCCGCTCCCGTTTCGCAACTCTATACCACACAGCCTGCAGAATTGAGAAAATACTTAATAAACAAGCCAAGGAGATAGATAAACTACATATACTGACCTTCACAGAGCTTTTGCTCCATGGAGTCTCGGATTCGGTCAATGGTGGTGTAATCTTCGGCATACAGGACATAGGTGGATGATGGTTTATTGGCGATGGATACCAACTCCGAGGTGGTGATCTCACTGCCAACTCCCACAGCAAACACTGTAATGCCCTGAGCTCGTGCCTCCATACTGGCGTCCACCTAAAGAAACATAGACATATGTGCCTCTCATGGTTAAGAGGCTTTCCAATTAGGCCTCTGACAGAGGGTTCATGCAAGAGGAACAGAaccacaaaaatacaacaaacatgACAGCTTTCATAGAAAGTGTGGCTATCTAATGCCAGATGGTGTTTTCTTGTTCAGGTTATATTCTTCTTtcttatattctttttttctccacactgaTAATTCTCAAGTTCCTTGACACTGCCACTGTGATTTAGTGGCCATCCAAATAAACTTGAACATTGCAAAGTGACCATTTACCACGTCATCCTGAGATTTGCCATCAGTAACCACCACAGCAATGCGGTTCTTGACCTGCCTGGCTCtttgggaggaggagaagacgtGGTCCACGGCGAACTTGATGGCCCTGCCAGTCTGcaaaacagtcagaaaacagtgatgGCCTGGTGGAGTGGTGAAAAACGCCACCATGCCGTGAGGGGACTAGTATGTTCACCAGCTCCCATCACATCCGAGTGCAAATTAAATTGTACAAAcatataaaatcttaatcttataAAATCTTATAAAATTTTAAATCTCTGTGGgggaaaaacaagcaaatagcAGCAGATTACAACAGGATACCGCAGACAAGCCATCAACTAAAATTCAGAATTCATAGGGATggatatgtatttatatattttttttaagtacagCAAACCAAAGCGTGTTTATTGACCATTTCTGTGCTTGTGGGGTTGCTACATGTTGGCACCCTTGGGCCTGCCTAAGTGTAGTCTGCCTCTCCATAAGCAGCCTCAGCCATCGCCACTTTAttagtttcttgttttttgatGGAGCACTGGAAGTAGTGAAGATGTTTATAGgacattttatggttttattcTTCCACTACCCTACTGCATGCATGTTGTTGGCCTAAATAGCACGCGCTAACAAGCTAAATCTAGTAGCATTGAGCTTGCTAGCTTATGAGAGGAAGGGGctatgtgattggctgaaaggtgagAGGGTGGTGACAACACCACTGCcaatgttattatatattaagtgttgaaatgaaaacagacttgaaaaagGGCACAAAAATGTCTATTGTTATGAAAATGAGAAGGATGAACTAACATGTCACAATCATTAAGTTAAGTTTGAATAACTTCTTAAATCGTGTCACGCTATTAATTTATCCATGTGATATTTAAATCGTAATTATTTACTTAATCTGACATTTGGGGTTCCATGGTCATAAACCCTTATCAGCTTCCAACCCATGAACACTGCCAAGCTGTTTTAGAGGgcaaactttaaaacaaaaaacaactcaatTGTCTCCGTACATTTTAAATAtccacagtgaaatgaatgtgaTTTATTCATCCATAATAAACTTTGGTGGGTGAAGAGCAGGGGGCCTATTTTCCACCAGGGCAAGCAGCAGAAGCAACAGAATTGAGTTTTTCTgaccttttttgcttttttaaagttgattttacaacttttactgtgaaaaaaaaaagacaagcataccttgatcatcggtgtcctagaggtgaagcctacctatatCTTAGTTCTtgaggagctcactggacccgcTAAAACCACGGACTTTGAAATCAGTAACGTGCAGCTggcagaaggggaggagaatggcgtctgaaatagtcgccagacttatcccaacagcctacatccggtgagccagactGGTATTTTATAGACGAAAAGTTTCAGAACCGTGCCTGTTTTCTGGCGCAAAGTCACGGCAAAACCAATTTGGTGATTGTGTTGATGACAAACGGCAAACTAAATAATCGGCGGAATAGAGAAATGCTTAAATTGCAAGTAgctattttaattaaaaactctCCAAACAATGGATGCGCTTAAATCTGCATCTCAAGATCAGctgtaaagagaaaaacatgctgtcctgcctgtgtgtttcctcccaGGTAGGTGATGCTCCGTATGGCCTGGATGAGCTCTGCTCCACCCTGGTGTTTCCCCAGAGGGATCTCCAGACGAGGAGTGTCGCTGTACTGAATCACGGCCACctacagcagacacaaagcaaactCATGTAGGTGGAGCGCAGACTTGCTGATACTCTGCGGCACTCAGAATGTTTTTTGGCTACTGTGGGTACTGACATGACTCCAGACTCCATAGGTTTAACGGAAAATTGGTGCAAAATGCGAATGGAGATGACAGTTCATGCTCCGCACACACGGTATAATGTGGTCTATACTACCTGTGTGTAGTGGGAACTGATGT encodes the following:
- the LOC139304376 gene encoding collagen alpha-1(XXI) chain, giving the protein MLLWSLWNAILLLTTLEAAEEDDVRAGCSTAVNDLVYIVDGSWSVGFSDFDTAKQWLINITSQFDISSHYTQVAVIQYSDTPRLEIPLGKHQGGAELIQAIRSITYLGGNTQTGRAIKFAVDHVFSSSQRARQVKNRIAVVVTDGKSQDDVVDASMEARAQGITVFAVGVGSEITTSELVSIANKPSSTYVLYAEDYTTIDRIRDSMEQKLCEESVCPTRIPVASRDEKGFELMVGMNIQKKAKKVPGSLSSETAYALTASTDITENTREIFPEGLPPSYVFVATLRLKGSSSKLTFDLWRVLSKDKDIQAAVTLSGKDKTVIFTTTGITEKEQRVIFKAGFQTLYDGKWHQLKLLVRPRQVTSFLDDQLIREVMLEPAEPIYINGETQVAKRRGADVAVPVEIQKLRLYCDPHQSERETACEIYSVDDGRCPLNRTATVEEEDCNCVVGPPGQRGLPGRMGFRGEKGREGPPGPDGKHGKDGQPGESGPPGLPGLKGESGPAGPTGEPGLKGSKGDRGEPGLTGEPGPTGPKGLPGARGEPGPPGEAGPMGEPGLPGTGGLVGPPGPKGETGPNGGAGAQGAPGVQGSPGEAGPDGPQGERGLPGPQGPPGINGTLGAQGPRGPPGEIGRDGPKGKCGDPGVAGPHGPPGQKGSTGEPGSPGLPAATGLPGFKGHKGERGEAGPNGYQGEQGRDGDSGTPGVPGEVGPRGRKGEKGVTGDVGSRGPEGKKGDVGHMGSVGPRGFPGQDGLPGQPGQPGYPGKPGKPPSEEHLLKLCTDVLRNQLPALLQTLAPPARCESCQSVKGAPGEPGAPGPKGSMGTPGYPGRSGSPGYPGPPGLHGPVGLKGDMGPRGLKGSKGEGYHGPPGPPGHPGIQGPRGFDGTGHPGNQGMPGKPGPPGDPGKRGSPGFPGVCDVSMCYQTYNLREHYSKGPNV